A region of Burkholderiales bacterium JOSHI_001 DNA encodes the following proteins:
- a CDS encoding coenzyme PQQ biosynthesis protein E (PFAM: Radical SAM superfamily~TIGRFAM: coenzyme PQQ biosynthesis protein E; radical SAM additional 4Fe4S-binding domain) has product MGLSPAANSVGPPLWLLAELTYRCPLHCVFCYNPVDFATQDQELGTEDWLRVLREARELGSVQCGFSGGEPLLRDDLEVLVAEARRLGYYTNLLTSGVGFSEARAAALKEAGLDHVQLSFQDSTREVNDFLSHTKTFELKQRVARSIKANGWPMVMNVVIHRMNIEHIDRIIGMAADLGAEYLELANTQYYSWAQVNRAHLLPTTEQLKRAEAITDQWRLRLGEQMKLFFVAPDYHEGTPKRCVNGWGSTFLNIAPDGTALPCHTAKMLPGLSFPNVRDTSVRDIWFDSPGFNRFRGTGWMKEPCVSCEHKERDLGGCRCQAYMLAQDMDAADPVCSKSPHHGLVKAAVALAESAQPLAREQPLVFRDRATSLKLAAESALPQV; this is encoded by the coding sequence GTGGGACTGAGTCCGGCCGCCAACAGCGTGGGGCCCCCGCTGTGGCTGCTGGCGGAGCTGACCTACCGCTGCCCCTTGCACTGTGTGTTCTGCTACAACCCGGTGGATTTCGCCACCCAGGACCAGGAACTGGGCACCGAGGACTGGCTGCGCGTGCTGCGCGAAGCGCGTGAACTGGGCTCGGTGCAATGCGGCTTCTCCGGCGGCGAGCCGCTGCTGCGCGACGACCTGGAAGTGCTGGTGGCCGAGGCGCGGCGCCTGGGCTACTACACCAACCTGCTCACGTCCGGCGTGGGCTTCAGCGAAGCGCGCGCGGCGGCACTGAAGGAAGCCGGGCTGGACCATGTGCAGCTGTCCTTCCAGGACAGCACCCGCGAGGTGAATGACTTCCTGTCGCACACCAAGACCTTCGAGCTGAAGCAACGCGTGGCCCGCAGCATCAAGGCCAACGGCTGGCCCATGGTGATGAACGTGGTCATTCACAGGATGAACATCGAACACATCGACCGCATCATCGGCATGGCCGCCGACCTGGGCGCCGAATACCTAGAACTGGCCAACACCCAGTACTACTCCTGGGCCCAGGTGAACCGGGCTCACCTGCTGCCCACCACCGAACAGTTGAAGCGCGCCGAGGCCATCACCGACCAGTGGCGCCTGCGCCTGGGCGAGCAGATGAAGCTCTTCTTCGTGGCGCCCGACTACCACGAAGGCACGCCCAAGCGCTGCGTCAACGGCTGGGGCAGCACCTTCCTGAACATCGCGCCCGACGGCACGGCGCTACCCTGCCACACCGCCAAAATGCTGCCGGGTTTGAGCTTCCCGAACGTGCGTGACACCTCGGTGCGCGACATCTGGTTCGACAGCCCCGGCTTCAACCGCTTCCGCGGCACCGGCTGGATGAAAGAGCCTTGTGTGAGCTGCGAACACAAGGAGCGCGACCTGGGCGGCTGCCGCTGCCAGGCCTACATGCTGGCGCAGGACATGGACGCCGCCGACCCGGTGTGCAGCAAGAGCCCGCACCACGGCCTGGTGAAGGCGGCCGTGGCCCTGGCCGAAAGCGCGCAGCCCTTGGCGCGCGAGCAGCCCCTGGTCTTCCGTGATCGGGCCACTTCGCTGAAGCTGGCCGCAGAGAGCGCGCTGCCGCAGGTCTGA
- a CDS encoding coenzyme PQQ biosynthesis protein PqqD (PFAM: Coenzyme PQQ synthesis protein D (PqqD)~TIGRFAM: coenzyme PQQ biosynthesis protein PqqD), whose product MNGPSLATTVVPRVGAGFRLQWEPAQDAHVLLYPEGMVKLNPSAGEIMKRCDGERSLGAIVNELETVFNAQGLHGDVEAFVRMAGQQRWLQWD is encoded by the coding sequence ATGAACGGCCCCAGCCTGGCAACCACGGTGGTGCCGCGCGTGGGCGCGGGCTTTCGCCTGCAGTGGGAACCGGCGCAGGACGCCCACGTGCTGTTGTACCCCGAAGGCATGGTGAAGCTGAACCCCAGCGCGGGCGAAATCATGAAGCGCTGCGACGGCGAAAGGTCACTGGGTGCCATCGTGAACGAGCTGGAGACGGTGTTCAACGCGCAGGGCCTGCACGGCGACGTGGAAGCCTTCGTCCGCATGGCGGGGCAGCAGCGGTGGCTGCAGTGGGACTGA